In Oxyura jamaicensis isolate SHBP4307 breed ruddy duck chromosome 21, BPBGC_Ojam_1.0, whole genome shotgun sequence, a single genomic region encodes these proteins:
- the LOC118177139 gene encoding arylacetamide deacetylase-like 4 has protein sequence MEFFYALALIAGILVAFILLVLIATSYDSFKAKIPPEVDQPSKLSLYHYFYTVVEILAKNSESLGIFKEHILIRLIFGGLPAYRDSKLFIKDLHFDGVPVRIYLPRLPSASKRRGVIFFHGGCGMYGGIRSHERVCRYIARKSDSVVVSVGYCLSPECKYPAQNLDCLAATVHFLKTAENYGVDPDRIIVCGDSVGGTFTANVCQELANRTDIPKIRAQVMIYPFLQALNFNLPSHQKNAFTALLSRERTVHYILKYLNKDCSMKEALLAGSHVPESMNLKYRKWINPDLIPEKFKQDYEPPLPTSCVPQVHEETKELFETRFSPLLAEDAVICRLPEACIITCEHDVLRDDGLLYKKRLEDNDVKVTWYHIEEGFHGTIGFFGYSIFSFPSSSKILDHAVNFIEGF, from the exons atggaattcTTTTACGCTCTGGCACTAATAGCAGGAATTCTAGTTGCCTTTATATTACTGGTTTTAATTGCAACTTCTTATGATTCTTTCAAGGCAAAAATTCCTCCTGAAGTTGACCAGCCATCAAAGCTCAGCTTATACCATTACTTTTATACTGTGGTGGAAATTCTG GCAAAGAACTCAGAAAGTTTGGGTATTTTTAAGGAGCACATACTTATAAGGTTGATTTTTGGTGGACTGCCGGCATACAGGGATTCAAAGCTCTTCATAAAGGATCTGCATTTTGATGGAGTGCCAGTGAGGATTTACCTCCCAAGATTACCATCTGCAAGCAAACGGAGAGGAGTCATCTTCTTCCATGGAGGATGCGGGATGTACGGAGGCATAA GAAGCCATGAAAGAGTATGCCGGTACATAGCCAGAAAATCTGATTCCGTGGTCGTGTCTGTTGG GTATTGTTTATCTCCTGAGTGCAAGTATCCAGCCCAGAATTTGGACTGTCTCGCTGCTACCGTTCACTTTTTGAAGACTGCAGAAAACTACGGTGTGGATCCCGATCGGATTATCGTATGTGGCGATAGCGTAGGGGGCACTTTTACTGCTAACGTTTGCCAAGAACTAGCAAACAGAACAGACATCCCGAAGATACGTGCTCAGGTCATGATCTATCCATTTCTCCAGGCCTTGAACTTTAATCTGCCATCTCACCAGAAAAATGCCTTCACTGCCTTATTGTCTCGGGAACGTACAGTCCATTATATTCTGAAGTACCTGAATAAGGACTGCTCTATGAAGGAAGCTCTTTTGGCAGGTTCTCATGTCCCTGAGAGTATGAatttgaaatacaggaaatggATAAATCCAGATCTTATCCCAGAGAAATTCAAGCAGGATTATGAGCCACCATTACCCACTTCATGTGTTCCTCAAGTCCACGAAGAAACTAAAGAACTGTTTGAGACACGATTTTCACCACTGTTAGCAGAGGATGCTGTTATTTGCCGCCTACCCGAGGCTTGTATAATTACCTGTGAACATGATGTGCTCAGGGATGATGGATTGCTCTACAAGAAACGCTTAGAGGACAACGATGTAAAAGTGACCTGGTACCACATTGAAGAAGGCTTCCATGGTACAATCGGTTTTTTTGGTTacagtattttctcctttccGTCATCAAGTAAAATACTGGATCATGCTGTAAACTTTATAGAAGGCTTTTAA
- the LOC118177135 gene encoding arylacetamide deacetylase-like 4, whose amino-acid sequence MELLFTIFLVVLTVFVAMSFYYEHPKAKIPPGISQRKKLYAFHYIMNFGFGLATLIEKIGITSEVHFLRILMDGIPPPKDKHLFIKDLRFEKIKVRMYQPKMSTTGQRRGILYFHGGVGRFGSIQAYERTCRYIARKTNSVVVSVGYRLAPEYPYPTQFEDCLTATVHFMRTAQNYGVDPSRIIVCGDSSGGTLTAAVAQALVNRKDIPKLRAQILIYPFLQGADFNLPSYQQNEGIPILLKERTISLGLKYLNTDLSAIKNVLQGCHVSEELRLKYQKWLSVDNIPHEFKTRGYTPSTEQPFSEEIYTLVKTVFEPVFSPLLSEDSVIAQLPETFILTCEYDVLRDDGLLYKKRLEDQGVKVTLCHLQEGFHGTIFLALYGKIASFQSGLKGLEHITKFLRLM is encoded by the exons ATGGAACTTCTCTTCACAatttttctggttgttttgaCTGTCTTTGTGGCAATGTCTTTCTATTATGAACACCCCAAGGCAAAAATCCCGCCTGGAATAAGTCAGCGCAAAAAGCTTTACGCTTTTCATTATATCATGAACTTCGGGTTTGGTCTG GCAACGTTAATAGAAAAAATTGGTATCACTTCAGAAGTCCATTTCCTCAGGATTTTGATGGATGGAATACCGCCACCAAAAGATAAACATCTTTTTATCAAAGACTTAAGATTTGAAAAGATCAAAGTAAGAATGTACCAGCCAAAAATGTCAACCACTGGACAAAGAAGAggaattctttattttcatggagGAGTTGGACGGTTTGGAAGTATTC agGCCTATGAAAGAACATGCCGCTACATTGCTAGGAAAACCAACTCGGTGGTTGTGTCTGTTGG GTATCGCTTAGCTCCTGAGTACCCATATCCAACCCAATTTGAGGATTGTCTCACTGCCACCGTACATTTTATGAGGACAGCACAAAATTATGGAGTAGACCCTTCTCGCATTATTGTCTGTGGAGATAGTAGTGGAGGTACactcactgctgctgttgccCAGGCACTGGTAAACAGAAAAGATATCCCAAAGCTGAGAGCACAAATCCTAATATATCCTTTTCTCCAGGGTGCAGACTTTAATTTACCTTCCTATCAGCAGAATGAGGGCATTCCCATTTTGTTAAAGGAGCGAACCATCTCTCTTGGTTTGAAGTATCTCAATACAGACTTGTCTGCCATAAAGAATGTGCTGCAAGGTTGTCATGTTTCAGAAGAATTGAGACTGAAGTATCAGAAATGGCTGAGTGTTGATAACATCCCTCATGAGTTTAAAACAAGAGGCTACACACCAAGTACAGAACAACCATTCTCAGAAGAAATCTATACATTGGTCAAGACTGTTTTTGAGCCTGTTTTTTCACCACTGCTATCTGAAGATAGTGTTATTGCTCAGCTTCCCGAGACTTTCATTCTGACCTGCGAATATGATGTACTTAGAGATGATGGACTGCTGTACAAGAAACGATTAGAGGATCAGGGTGTAAAAGTGACCTTGTGCCATCTGCAAGAGGGATTCCATGGAACAATATTCTTAGCACTTTATGGTAAGATAGCATCATTCCAATCTGGACTCAAAGGCCTGGAACATATAACAAAATTTCTAAGGTTGATGTAA